The following are from one region of the Thermofilum sp. genome:
- a CDS encoding alpha-amylase/4-alpha-glucanotransferase domain-containing protein: MNRKSLFIFILHFHQPTGQYLSVLDRIQRNSYEMLLNLLEKQRDQKLTLHFSGPLLMYWKRKYPSFLERLRELVKASRFEVLGGTYSESPLPLLPLEDRLEQLKRGKQLVEEVFETRVEGAWLPERVWDPTLPLQLAEAGYRYVVLDDEVGYRSGLSKEEVHRAFLTEYSGRRVGVVFIDATIRYILPWRSHQEVLSYIRSYSSARGEYVLWGSDAEKFGEWWDRTQAEHWLSLFFYYLRTAEDIEVITPSEYLRRFGYAGLAYLGPWSYDKMIEWSGGYFPNFLKKYSESNNMHKRMLYTRSKLERLKAPAEAWEEYYLAQCNDAFWHGLFGGVYIPILRQAVYEHLIRAERIAEEKGEHYLADRLQVRELDIDMDGRGELIVEAPLASAFIKPSDGGTLFELDIKEEGMEFNLVNTMSRYREPYLGDRGPAPDWYRRVSFREHVWRRGTRLDDWIDNTPFVDISDLALASYVVEHVGGEVILSRVGRVWFDPASPHRLHVVKSFSMEGDGRVLRVKYRWRNLEKRFAEFSLAVELSLSPKLPYDYEAIPSYEIEGATERPATERFASPWARTVTLRSPATRPITVESSKHGEVWASPIYTWTRTEKGLRSHYQGIGVVLNYHVPLDPGESFETEVKVRW, translated from the coding sequence GTGAACCGTAAGAGTCTCTTCATCTTCATTCTTCATTTCCACCAGCCGACCGGGCAGTACCTTTCCGTGCTTGATCGGATACAGAGAAACTCGTACGAGATGCTCCTCAACCTGCTGGAGAAGCAGAGGGATCAGAAGCTCACGCTACACTTCAGCGGCCCGCTTCTGATGTACTGGAAGAGGAAGTACCCGAGCTTTCTCGAGAGATTAAGAGAGCTCGTCAAGGCGAGCCGTTTTGAAGTCCTGGGTGGCACGTACTCGGAGAGCCCACTACCCCTCCTACCGCTGGAGGACAGGCTAGAGCAGCTGAAGCGTGGCAAGCAGCTTGTCGAAGAAGTTTTCGAGACGAGAGTTGAGGGGGCTTGGCTCCCTGAGAGGGTGTGGGATCCCACCCTCCCTCTTCAGCTCGCTGAAGCAGGCTACCGGTACGTCGTCCTGGACGATGAGGTTGGCTACAGGTCCGGCCTCTCGAAGGAAGAAGTGCACAGAGCTTTCCTCACCGAGTACAGCGGGAGGCGTGTAGGCGTGGTTTTTATCGACGCGACCATAAGGTACATTCTCCCCTGGCGGAGCCACCAGGAGGTGCTGAGCTACATCAGGAGCTACTCGTCCGCGAGAGGCGAGTACGTTCTCTGGGGCAGTGACGCGGAGAAGTTCGGCGAGTGGTGGGACAGGACGCAGGCGGAGCATTGGCTGTCCCTCTTCTTCTATTACCTCAGGACGGCAGAGGACATAGAGGTCATCACTCCTTCAGAGTACCTGAGGAGGTTCGGCTACGCAGGTTTAGCGTACCTGGGCCCGTGGAGCTACGATAAGATGATAGAGTGGAGCGGGGGCTACTTCCCCAACTTCCTCAAGAAGTACTCCGAGTCGAACAACATGCATAAGAGAATGCTTTATACTAGGTCAAAGCTCGAGCGGCTTAAAGCGCCAGCCGAAGCCTGGGAAGAGTACTACCTAGCTCAGTGCAACGACGCTTTCTGGCACGGCCTCTTCGGTGGCGTCTACATTCCTATCCTCAGGCAAGCAGTGTACGAGCACCTTATACGCGCTGAGAGGATAGCTGAGGAGAAGGGGGAGCACTACTTGGCGGATCGCCTACAGGTGAGAGAGCTAGATATCGACATGGACGGTAGAGGAGAGTTGATCGTAGAGGCTCCCCTAGCTAGCGCGTTTATCAAACCGAGCGACGGGGGGACGCTCTTCGAGCTGGACATCAAGGAGGAGGGTATGGAGTTCAACCTAGTCAACACTATGAGCCGCTACCGTGAACCCTACCTCGGCGACAGAGGGCCTGCGCCCGACTGGTATAGGAGAGTATCCTTCAGGGAGCACGTGTGGCGTCGAGGCACAAGGCTCGACGACTGGATCGACAACACTCCCTTCGTAGATATAAGCGACCTGGCGCTGGCCAGCTACGTGGTAGAACACGTAGGTGGTGAGGTCATTCTCTCCCGCGTAGGCAGGGTGTGGTTCGACCCGGCGAGCCCTCACAGACTCCACGTGGTGAAGTCGTTCTCAATGGAGGGTGATGGCCGTGTTCTCCGAGTAAAGTACCGGTGGAGAAACCTCGAGAAGAGGTTCGCCGAGTTCTCTCTTGCCGTGGAGCTTTCCCTCTCACCCAAGCTGCCTTACGACTACGAAGCTATCCCCTCCTACGAGATCGAGGGGGCGACCGAGAGGCCGGCTACCGAGAGGTTTGCTTCTCCGTGGGCTAGGACAGTCACCCTGAGGTCACCTGCTACACGTCCTATCACGGTCGAGAGTTCGAAGCACGGGGAAGTGTGGGCATCTCCTATATACACGTGGACTAGAACCGAGAAAGGTCTCAGGTCACACTATCAAGGCATAGGAGTAGTGCTTAACTACCATGTGCCTCTTGATCCAGGCGAGAGCTTCGAAACCGAGGTGAAAGTACGCTGGTGA
- a CDS encoding hydroxymethylglutaryl-CoA synthase yields MKYLASILGYGAYIPRFRIEAKEISRVHTGGAERAPVRQKSVPGPDEDSLTIAYEAARYALRRAGIDPSLVEALYVGSESPPYAVKPSATVIAEALGFSRKLYGIDMEFACKAGTTALISVAGLIGAGVIKYGMAIGTDTAQGSPGDELEYTAAAGAAAYLLGPATEKAAAYIEHVYSYVTDTPDFWRREGQKYPVHTFRFTGEPAYFHHIVSAAKGLMEETGLSPKDFKYVVFHQPNVKFPQRVAEMLGFSQEQLKPGLLSGDIGNTYAAASLIGLASTLDVAAPGDRILVVSFGSGAGSDAISLVVGNCIEEVRSRAPTVAKLVARAKIVDYAIYLKYRGMIER; encoded by the coding sequence ATGAAGTATTTAGCGTCGATCCTAGGGTATGGTGCGTACATACCCCGGTTCAGAATCGAGGCAAAGGAAATTTCGCGAGTCCACACGGGAGGTGCTGAGCGAGCACCTGTCAGGCAGAAGAGCGTGCCCGGGCCCGACGAGGACTCTTTGACGATTGCTTACGAAGCTGCCCGCTACGCGCTACGGAGAGCTGGCATCGATCCCTCGCTTGTCGAAGCCCTTTACGTGGGCTCCGAGAGCCCGCCTTACGCTGTTAAACCTTCCGCGACAGTAATAGCCGAGGCTCTGGGCTTCTCGAGAAAGCTGTACGGTATTGACATGGAGTTTGCCTGCAAGGCAGGTACGACAGCTTTAATCAGCGTCGCAGGGCTGATTGGAGCTGGAGTAATCAAGTACGGGATGGCCATCGGTACGGACACCGCTCAAGGCAGCCCGGGCGACGAACTAGAGTACACCGCCGCTGCTGGTGCGGCAGCATACCTCCTGGGGCCGGCGACCGAGAAAGCAGCAGCGTACATCGAACACGTGTACTCCTACGTTACTGACACCCCGGACTTCTGGAGGAGGGAAGGGCAAAAATACCCGGTACACACATTCAGGTTCACAGGCGAACCAGCGTACTTCCACCACATCGTCAGTGCCGCAAAGGGTCTTATGGAGGAGACAGGGCTCAGCCCGAAAGACTTCAAGTACGTAGTTTTCCACCAGCCTAACGTAAAGTTCCCGCAGAGAGTAGCTGAGATGCTCGGTTTCTCCCAGGAGCAGCTGAAGCCCGGCTTGCTTTCGGGAGATATCGGCAATACTTACGCTGCCGCTTCGCTCATAGGACTGGCAAGCACGCTCGACGTGGCGGCTCCTGGCGACAGGATCCTGGTGGTCTCCTTTGGGAGCGGGGCTGGGAGCGATGCGATTTCTCTAGTCGTCGGCAATTGTATCGAAGAAGTGCGCAGCAGGGCCCCCACGGTCGCAAAGCTGGTGGCGAGAGCAAAAATCGTGGACTACGCGATTTACCTAAAGTATCGCGGCATGATCGAGAGGTGA
- the deoC gene encoding deoxyribose-phosphate aldolase, translated as MQAMLIPDRLRRLEEQPEIVKSLIDHTNLRPDATYEELARTCEEAVKNELFGCCIPLFFVSKAREITRDKVKVVTVVGFPHGNAPTRLKVEEARYAMESGADEVDMVVNISLVKSGRLNEALEEVKQVLELVHAYGGVLKVIEETGYLADAEIVELTKELARAGVDFVKTSTGFGPRGASFEDMLAMRKGIEGSSTRIKAAGGIRTGLQALLFYAMGADRIGTSSGVKVVNEAIRLLSKKG; from the coding sequence ATGCAAGCGATGCTCATCCCTGATCGGCTGAGGAGGTTAGAGGAACAGCCCGAGATCGTAAAGAGCTTAATCGATCACACGAATCTGCGCCCAGACGCCACTTATGAGGAACTCGCGAGAACCTGTGAGGAGGCTGTTAAGAATGAGCTATTCGGGTGCTGCATCCCCCTCTTCTTCGTCAGCAAGGCTAGAGAGATAACCCGCGATAAAGTGAAAGTAGTGACAGTTGTCGGATTCCCCCACGGCAATGCGCCTACGCGGCTGAAAGTGGAGGAGGCGAGGTACGCTATGGAGTCCGGTGCCGACGAAGTTGACATGGTCGTTAACATCTCGCTCGTCAAGTCAGGTAGATTGAACGAGGCTCTGGAAGAGGTTAAGCAAGTGTTGGAATTGGTTCACGCCTACGGTGGCGTACTGAAAGTTATCGAGGAAACGGGCTACCTCGCGGATGCTGAAATAGTGGAACTGACTAAGGAGTTGGCAAGAGCCGGTGTCGACTTCGTTAAAACTTCCACCGGCTTTGGGCCCCGAGGAGCCTCCTTTGAGGATATGCTCGCGATGAGGAAGGGTATCGAAGGCAGTTCGACAAGAATTAAGGCAGCAGGAGGTATCAGAACGGGGCTCCAGGCTCTGCTCTTCTACGCAATGGGGGCTGACAGGATAGGGACGAGCAGTGGCGTGAAGGTAGTAAACGAGGCAATTCGACTACTGTCTAAAAAAGGATAG
- a CDS encoding thiolase domain-containing protein: MRVGRVFIAGAGATSVDEHWHKSLRDLMREASLQAINDAGIEKKEIQAIYVSNMSSGYLQGQEHLGSLLATWLGIPGVAAVKVEAACGSGGAALHQAYLAVKSGVYDCVLVTGVEKMTDAVTSDVTSALVMAEDQEYVAFAGFSFVALNALVYRYYMKKYGARQEDIALFAVHDHKYAANNPLAQHQRPITLDEVLRSPIVADPIHLLESAPIGDGSAALVLCSEEKAAKLENRDVLLELAGSAVSTDVFSIHDREDPTTITATVKAVRKALGMASLEIKDVDLLEVHDAFTVLGVIHLEDLGFAKKGEGWRLLKEGQLEKDGDIPTNTMGGLKARGHPVGATGIYQVYDIVVQLRGEAGPNQVPNPEVGLAQNVGGVGGTVAVSVIKRVR; encoded by the coding sequence ATGAGAGTGGGGAGGGTTTTCATCGCGGGAGCAGGCGCTACGAGCGTAGACGAGCACTGGCACAAGTCGCTGAGAGACCTTATGAGAGAAGCTTCGCTTCAGGCCATCAACGACGCTGGGATCGAAAAAAAGGAAATTCAGGCAATCTACGTCAGCAACATGTCTTCGGGCTACCTTCAAGGTCAGGAGCACCTCGGCTCTCTCCTGGCCACCTGGCTCGGGATACCGGGGGTGGCTGCAGTGAAGGTGGAGGCGGCTTGCGGTAGCGGAGGAGCAGCACTTCACCAGGCGTACCTAGCGGTAAAGTCAGGAGTCTACGACTGCGTTTTGGTGACAGGTGTCGAGAAGATGACCGACGCGGTAACTAGCGATGTGACGAGCGCGCTCGTGATGGCTGAGGACCAGGAGTACGTGGCTTTCGCCGGCTTCTCCTTCGTGGCTCTCAACGCCCTGGTATACCGGTACTACATGAAGAAGTACGGGGCCAGGCAGGAGGATATAGCTCTCTTCGCCGTGCATGATCACAAGTACGCTGCGAACAACCCCCTCGCGCAACACCAGCGGCCCATAACCCTAGATGAGGTGCTCAGGTCACCGATAGTCGCTGACCCCATCCACCTGCTGGAGAGCGCCCCTATCGGCGATGGGAGCGCTGCGCTTGTGCTGTGCTCCGAGGAGAAGGCTGCCAAGCTAGAAAACAGGGATGTTCTCCTCGAGCTGGCGGGAAGCGCTGTCTCCACGGATGTGTTCAGCATCCACGATCGCGAAGACCCCACAACTATCACTGCAACCGTTAAGGCCGTTCGCAAGGCGCTCGGCATGGCTTCCCTCGAGATAAAGGATGTAGACCTCTTGGAAGTGCACGATGCTTTCACGGTGCTGGGGGTGATACACCTAGAGGATCTTGGTTTCGCGAAGAAAGGCGAGGGATGGCGCCTCTTGAAAGAGGGCCAGCTCGAGAAGGATGGAGACATACCCACAAACACTATGGGGGGCCTGAAAGCCCGCGGCCACCCTGTCGGCGCCACGGGCATATACCAGGTTTACGACATCGTGGTGCAGCTGAGAGGCGAGGCGGGCCCGAACCAGGTCCCGAACCCCGAGGTGGGTCTTGCGCAGAACGTTGGAGGTGTTGGAGGCACTGTTGCCGTGAGTGTGATTAAGCGGGTGAGGTAG
- a CDS encoding helix-turn-helix domain-containing protein, which yields MQPGFEEQMERIYAILGNPYKRKIISLLGEKGEVSFTELKNFLATSTGNLYYNLDGLAGFVAKNEKRKYYLTSEGERLYRFMIENEARLRSLIKGSGASHSFQQYIQRILVPEELLAVLYGQKILSIAVLAVSLAMIAITSLVSSQVCFMLEALSVGYASPPLALALSSSGMGCLLCVLAVASRLLGGAGRVTFNFVGMVALSLLPLQAAVAAGAFIEDPLLRSLLHRGVQVVTLGFMTAAVKVSERLPGDRAFISVFAAFYVSYFTSLVVQRLIL from the coding sequence ATGCAACCGGGCTTTGAGGAGCAGATGGAAAGAATATACGCGATCCTCGGCAACCCCTACAAGAGGAAGATCATCTCCTTGCTCGGCGAGAAAGGAGAGGTTTCGTTTACCGAGCTGAAGAATTTTCTAGCAACGAGCACCGGTAACCTATACTACAACCTCGACGGACTCGCGGGCTTCGTCGCGAAGAACGAGAAGAGGAAGTACTACTTAACGAGCGAGGGAGAGAGGCTCTACAGGTTCATGATCGAGAACGAGGCACGCTTGCGAAGCCTCATCAAAGGTTCAGGTGCAAGCCACTCCTTCCAGCAGTACATCCAGAGAATCTTAGTCCCCGAAGAGCTCCTAGCAGTCTTGTACGGCCAGAAGATTCTGTCAATAGCCGTTCTGGCGGTATCCTTAGCGATGATCGCGATCACATCTCTAGTATCAAGTCAGGTATGCTTTATGCTAGAGGCTCTCTCGGTAGGCTACGCCAGCCCTCCCTTAGCTCTGGCTCTCAGTTCTTCGGGCATGGGGTGTCTTCTCTGCGTGCTAGCGGTAGCTAGCCGCTTGCTGGGAGGCGCCGGTAGGGTTACCTTTAACTTCGTGGGGATGGTGGCTCTCTCCCTCTTACCGCTTCAGGCAGCTGTAGCGGCTGGAGCTTTTATCGAGGATCCGCTACTTCGAAGTCTTCTACATAGGGGAGTTCAAGTGGTCACGCTAGGGTTCATGACCGCTGCCGTTAAAGTTTCAGAAAGGCTCCCCGGGGACAGGGCTTTCATCTCAGTATTTGCCGCATTTTACGTAAGCTACTTCACGTCGCTGGTTGTTCAGCGGCTGATTCTGTGA
- a CDS encoding Zn-ribbon domain-containing OB-fold protein: MAFMRSVPRVWRERLKKYRLIKGQCRKCGKSFYPYRESCPACGSDEVESVKLPERGFVEVFSVVRNPPAEFADKAPYVVALVRLDDGTLVPAQITDVAPEEVYEGMRVEATLRKYREQGEKGIIEYGIKFRPVID; the protein is encoded by the coding sequence ATGGCTTTCATGAGAAGTGTCCCGAGGGTTTGGCGCGAGCGCCTCAAGAAGTACCGGCTGATTAAAGGACAGTGCAGGAAGTGCGGGAAGAGCTTCTATCCCTATCGTGAATCCTGCCCGGCGTGCGGATCTGATGAGGTGGAGAGCGTGAAGCTCCCCGAAAGAGGGTTCGTGGAAGTATTCTCAGTTGTCCGGAACCCCCCAGCGGAATTCGCGGATAAAGCACCTTACGTCGTAGCGCTCGTTAGGCTCGACGACGGCACGCTAGTGCCAGCCCAGATAACAGACGTGGCACCAGAGGAAGTCTACGAAGGCATGCGTGTTGAAGCTACTTTGAGAAAGTACCGCGAGCAGGGAGAGAAGGGTATAATAGAGTACGGCATTAAGTTCAGGCCTGTGATAGATTAA
- a CDS encoding zinc ribbon domain-containing protein: MEVSVSKQSKAPAGLRVLVRAYRVPVPEGARRPVGELLTWYQRSLDKALEAIWESVEWRGDPRHLEKYGRFKVPVLPESAEFQRQLRRRLVESCPYAAHWVDSVIRSASAIMRAWRKRYLAGRARKKRPRVAKRFARVKGTLVRVDYERKAIRVTLRPGEYVAVSWAGAWFEERVEGWELGEPVLKDDSVILVFEKAVDAAAASVVVGWDCNEFSLNGFDGQRFYTVNIEPLVKMKERYEEIISRLQSAGKEGLAEKYWRRLRDRERDFVKKLAKQLAERFPGAIFAFEDLDKEKLVSKEMPKAARKRNGRAPWLTIQRKVAEKAPTVRVSARNTSRTCPRCGWVSREDPGKTFHCKRCGLTMDRQRLAAVNVWLRAVKKLGLKAELPPRFWGLPELKIEVKL; the protein is encoded by the coding sequence ATGGAGGTCAGCGTGAGCAAGCAGAGCAAGGCCCCTGCTGGCCTCCGGGTGCTTGTGAGGGCGTACAGGGTTCCAGTGCCGGAAGGGGCTCGGCGGCCGGTGGGGGAGCTGCTGACCTGGTACCAGCGCAGCCTGGATAAGGCTCTCGAGGCTATCTGGGAGAGCGTCGAGTGGAGGGGCGACCCGAGGCACCTGGAGAAGTATGGCCGTTTCAAGGTCCCGGTGCTGCCCGAGTCGGCGGAGTTTCAGCGGCAGCTGAGGAGGAGGCTGGTGGAGAGCTGCCCCTACGCCGCGCACTGGGTGGATAGCGTGATCCGCTCCGCTTCCGCTATCATGCGGGCTTGGCGGAAGAGGTACCTCGCGGGCAGGGCAAGGAAGAAGAGGCCGAGGGTTGCAAAGCGCTTCGCCAGGGTGAAGGGCACGCTGGTGAGGGTGGACTACGAGCGCAAAGCCATCCGGGTCACGCTCCGGCCGGGCGAGTACGTGGCGGTGAGCTGGGCTGGGGCGTGGTTCGAGGAGCGGGTCGAGGGATGGGAGCTGGGGGAGCCTGTGCTTAAGGACGATAGCGTCATCTTAGTCTTCGAGAAGGCTGTCGACGCTGCGGCAGCCTCTGTGGTCGTGGGCTGGGACTGCAACGAGTTCAGTCTTAACGGCTTCGACGGGCAGCGCTTCTACACCGTTAACATAGAGCCGCTGGTCAAGATGAAGGAGCGGTACGAGGAGATTATCTCGAGGCTGCAGAGCGCCGGGAAAGAAGGGCTCGCGGAGAAGTACTGGAGGAGGCTCCGCGACAGGGAGCGCGACTTCGTGAAAAAGCTGGCGAAGCAGCTGGCAGAGCGGTTCCCCGGCGCGATCTTCGCCTTCGAGGACTTAGACAAGGAGAAGCTGGTCAGCAAAGAAATGCCGAAAGCCGCGAGGAAGAGGAACGGGAGGGCGCCCTGGCTCACAATACAGCGGAAGGTGGCGGAGAAAGCTCCCACCGTCCGCGTCTCAGCCCGCAACACGTCAAGGACGTGCCCGAGGTGCGGCTGGGTCTCGAGGGAGGACCCCGGCAAAACCTTCCACTGCAAGAGATGCGGGCTGACCATGGACCGGCAGCGCTTAGCCGCCGTCAACGTGTGGCTGCGGGCGGTGAAGAAGCTCGGCCTCAAGGCAGAGCTGCCGCCGCGCTTCTGGGGGCTCCCAGAGCTGAAGATAGAGGTCAAGCTGTGA
- the uppS gene encoding polyprenyl diphosphate synthase, whose product MSKPLWRRAARLLGLYKLYERLLESEVKKGLVPAHVAIIMDGNRRWARERGLPPILGHRYGAMVVEDVLKWCYDLGVRTVTLYVLSTENLARRSREELENIFNLLSEKLDSLLDSEDVARWKARVRFIGDRSLLPPSIVAKIEKLEEKTKLYSERFLNIALAYGGRREIVDAVRRVASDVKEGRLEVSDITEEVFERYLYTGDQPYPEPDLVIRTSGEMRISNFLLWQIAYSELIFLDVYWPDFRKIDLLRAVRLYQQRQRRRGA is encoded by the coding sequence GTGTCGAAGCCCCTTTGGAGAAGGGCTGCTCGGCTGCTAGGGTTGTACAAGCTCTACGAGCGCCTACTAGAGTCTGAAGTAAAGAAGGGTCTCGTACCTGCCCACGTAGCGATAATTATGGATGGGAACAGGCGCTGGGCTAGGGAGCGTGGCCTGCCGCCTATTCTCGGCCACAGGTATGGAGCCATGGTAGTGGAGGACGTGCTCAAGTGGTGCTACGATCTCGGAGTCAGGACAGTGACGCTCTACGTTCTCTCGACGGAGAACCTCGCGAGAAGGAGCAGGGAGGAGCTGGAGAACATCTTCAACCTACTCTCGGAGAAGCTCGATAGCCTTCTCGATTCAGAGGACGTAGCTAGGTGGAAAGCGAGGGTGAGATTCATCGGCGACAGGTCTCTGCTCCCTCCGAGCATCGTCGCAAAGATAGAGAAGCTGGAGGAGAAGACGAAGCTGTATAGCGAGCGTTTCCTGAACATAGCTCTGGCTTACGGGGGCCGTCGGGAGATCGTGGATGCTGTGAGAAGAGTGGCGAGCGATGTGAAGGAAGGCAGGCTTGAGGTGAGCGATATCACCGAAGAGGTTTTCGAGCGGTACCTCTACACGGGTGATCAGCCGTATCCCGAGCCGGATCTGGTGATAAGGACAAGCGGGGAGATGAGGATCAGCAATTTCCTACTCTGGCAGATAGCCTACTCGGAGCTGATATTCCTAGATGTCTACTGGCCCGACTTCCGGAAGATTGATCTTCTCAGGGCCGTCAGGCTCTACCAGCAGCGCCAGAGGCGTCGCGGCGCCTGA
- a CDS encoding metallophosphoesterase family protein, translating into MGRLRILALSDVHGKEDIVQSFLNWVKKDNVSYDIIVAAGDIGNPQRPGSMCRVLRALAEGLGKNVYYVKGNWDVEGECGCQRVYDLDQTGPVIFGDVLLVGHGRRAEPHDFPAGARSSVLVTHYPPFSILDKGKLIDSYKHSLHAGIPEINYLVDKYKPLVHIFGHSHSFGGLEIELNGVKYVNVARLDRLAKNGEPMGNYAIIDVSSAGVRVEWRFINGVWKKCAGCGRIVHIPEKWSMCRKCANKAEVKVVKLQGARSRYVLKLTDSSSGNLLLQKDLYIPVHTIGDKAAFEDFLDLMILRNVKNLLQADGARVMEIPKDKVLEYYRAGRGGSLTPFSEYLFACNPAEGGERLCALMKVFSSDKRAHVLWKVREGSSMTVDEYILFSEDALLANPELPQILLRAGFTPLTYSLGAL; encoded by the coding sequence TTGGGTCGCCTGAGAATACTGGCTCTCTCGGACGTTCACGGCAAGGAGGATATCGTTCAAAGCTTTCTCAACTGGGTTAAGAAGGACAACGTTAGCTACGACATCATAGTTGCTGCTGGTGACATAGGTAATCCTCAGCGCCCCGGCAGCATGTGCAGAGTTCTCAGGGCACTAGCTGAAGGTCTCGGGAAGAATGTTTACTACGTAAAGGGCAACTGGGACGTAGAGGGCGAGTGCGGGTGCCAGAGGGTTTACGACCTTGACCAGACGGGGCCCGTGATCTTCGGGGATGTGCTGCTCGTAGGGCATGGAAGACGCGCGGAACCCCACGACTTCCCGGCGGGAGCGAGGAGCTCTGTTCTCGTCACCCACTACCCTCCTTTCAGCATCCTGGATAAGGGGAAGCTGATCGACAGCTATAAGCACTCTCTTCACGCGGGAATCCCCGAAATCAACTACCTGGTTGACAAGTACAAGCCTCTTGTCCACATATTCGGACATAGCCATAGCTTTGGCGGCTTAGAAATTGAGCTAAACGGTGTTAAGTATGTTAACGTCGCCAGGCTCGACAGGCTAGCCAAGAACGGGGAGCCTATGGGAAACTACGCGATAATTGATGTAAGCAGCGCGGGAGTCCGAGTAGAGTGGAGATTCATCAACGGTGTTTGGAAGAAGTGTGCTGGGTGCGGCAGGATAGTGCACATTCCTGAAAAGTGGTCTATGTGCAGAAAGTGCGCGAACAAGGCTGAGGTTAAGGTTGTAAAGCTTCAAGGTGCGCGGAGCAGGTACGTGCTTAAGCTCACGGATTCCTCGAGTGGTAATCTTCTGCTTCAAAAAGACCTCTACATACCTGTTCACACGATCGGCGATAAAGCAGCTTTTGAGGACTTTCTAGACCTTATGATTCTCCGAAATGTTAAGAACCTTCTCCAGGCCGATGGTGCCAGAGTGATGGAGATACCTAAAGATAAAGTGCTCGAGTACTACAGAGCCGGAAGGGGCGGCTCCTTGACTCCTTTCAGCGAGTACTTGTTTGCCTGCAATCCGGCAGAAGGGGGCGAGAGGTTGTGCGCACTGATGAAAGTTTTCTCCTCCGATAAGAGAGCGCACGTGCTCTGGAAGGTTCGAGAGGGTAGTAGCATGACAGTCGACGAGTACATTCTCTTCAGCGAGGATGCTCTCCTAGCCAACCCGGAACTGCCTCAGATACTGCTGAGAGCGGGCTTCACCCCATTAACTTACTCCCTAGGGGCGCTTTGA
- a CDS encoding RsmB/NOP family class I SAM-dependent RNA methyltransferase: protein MKNWEEFLEGLTPRVFRFAALTLETIERRKLSLDSSFKVVASSFQLKSGEAKNAYKLAALSLRTVGVAKWLLESSGLRSLPLRRRAAFYIAAALSLRAPEASGKLASIRGGLLSNRLLKLLERDLAEEVSRVSEGLSPSRRISLKHSLPPLLAERLVSLLGEKEAEKLAQSLDRRTVWIRATTPGSYGELEAYLRSIGVRFSQDRELSYVYRLEVQEDEPLPEVPASIGVYQDKASVLVVEALARALDGALILDAAAAPCLKTQLLSSKLASSTIVAVDVSSSRIAACRNLLSSSGAQIDLVQADSSSLTLSREVDAALVDAPCTNSGAIGKDPGFRLALWDLSLEKLYEFRQRQRRILSRVLEILRRRGVVVYSTCSLFPEEGEDVIASFIDRVVLSPPIASLSPGYLSYDFARYVGRTFPHVHRTEGFFIALLRKAR from the coding sequence GTGAAGAACTGGGAGGAGTTTCTCGAGGGGTTAACCCCTAGAGTGTTTCGTTTCGCAGCCTTAACGCTGGAGACTATAGAGCGCAGAAAGCTTTCTCTGGATTCGTCCTTCAAGGTCGTCGCTTCCAGCTTCCAGCTCAAATCGGGTGAGGCTAAGAACGCATACAAGCTAGCAGCTTTATCTCTACGCACGGTAGGCGTGGCGAAGTGGCTGCTGGAAAGCTCCGGCCTGAGGAGTCTTCCCCTGAGGCGCAGAGCAGCATTCTACATCGCCGCTGCGCTTTCTCTGAGAGCCCCAGAAGCTTCTGGGAAACTAGCTAGCATAAGAGGCGGCCTCTTAAGCAACCGCTTGCTCAAGCTCCTTGAGAGAGATCTAGCAGAGGAAGTGTCGCGCGTGAGCGAAGGCCTCTCCCCATCCCGGAGGATAAGTTTGAAACACTCCCTCCCTCCGCTTCTTGCGGAGCGGCTAGTATCGCTGCTGGGCGAAAAGGAGGCGGAGAAGCTCGCCCAAAGTCTCGACAGGAGAACAGTGTGGATTCGGGCCACCACACCCGGCAGCTATGGAGAACTCGAAGCCTACTTGAGAAGCATCGGGGTGCGCTTCTCACAGGATAGAGAGCTGAGCTACGTATACAGGCTGGAGGTTCAGGAGGATGAACCCTTACCCGAGGTGCCGGCGAGCATCGGCGTGTACCAGGACAAGGCTAGTGTTCTCGTGGTGGAAGCTCTCGCGCGGGCTCTAGACGGTGCCCTGATACTCGACGCTGCTGCAGCACCTTGCCTCAAGACACAGCTACTTTCATCGAAGCTCGCCTCCTCGACGATAGTAGCCGTGGATGTCTCAAGCAGCCGTATCGCTGCATGCAGAAACCTCCTAAGCAGTAGCGGGGCGCAGATCGACCTAGTCCAGGCGGACTCCAGCAGCTTGACGCTCTCAAGAGAGGTCGACGCAGCCCTGGTAGACGCTCCCTGCACGAATAGCGGCGCCATCGGCAAAGATCCGGGCTTCCGCCTGGCCTTATGGGACTTGTCGCTAGAGAAGCTCTACGAGTTCAGACAGCGTCAGAGGAGGATTCTCAGCAGGGTGCTCGAGATCCTGCGCCGCCGCGGAGTAGTTGTCTACTCAACCTGCTCTCTATTCCCAGAAGAAGGGGAGGATGTAATAGCCAGCTTCATAGACAGGGTGGTGCTTTCACCGCCTATAGCCTCCCTATCTCCGGGCTACCTGAGCTACGATTTCGCGAGGTACGTGGGGCGAACTTTCCCACATGTGCACCGAACGGAGGGTTTCTTCATTGCTTTACTGCGCAAAGCCCGCTAA